A window of Actinomycetes bacterium genomic DNA:
CAGGCACGCCAGGCTCCTGGTCGCCGTCGACCCCGAGGAGCGGCTGCTCGGCACCGCGACCCTGGTGGTCGGCGGCGGGCGCTGGGCCGAGCTGGCCGGCCCGGGCGACGCCGAGCTGCGCATGCTCGGGGTCGACCGGGCCGCCCGCCGCCGCGGGGTCGGGGAGGCGCTGCTGCGCGCCACCCTGGCCGAGGCGCGCGCCGCCGGCTGCCGGCGGTTCGTGCTCTCCACCCTGCCGACGATGACGGCCGCCCACCGGCTGTACGAGCGGGCCGGGTTGCGGCGCGCCCCCGCCCTGGACCACACCCCCGCGCCCGGCATCGACCTGCTCGCCTACGCCCTGGACCTTTGACGTCCTCTCCGGGCGAGCCTGTAGCGTCGCGGACCCTGGGCTCGGGCATGTTGCCGTGGTCGACCGGGTCAGCCAGGCCGCCGGCGCCGGGCTCGGGCCATCCGCCGCCGGTGGGCGCACTCGTCCTGATAGTCGATGAGCAGCAACCCGACGATCAGGCCCAGCCCGAGCAGGACCACGAGCCCGGCCGCGACCACGCCGGCCGCGTTCAACGCGCCCGGGGCCAGAAG
This region includes:
- a CDS encoding GNAT family N-acetyltransferase, with protein sequence MPASPPPPVRVRPARPEELDAVGRLTVAAYAADVPPGSTYAQHLADAGGRARHARLLVAVDPEERLLGTATLVVGGGRWAELAGPGDAELRMLGVDRAARRRGVGEALLRATLAEARAAGCRRFVLSTLPTMTAAHRLYERAGLRRAPALDHTPAPGIDLLAYALDL